Sequence from the Sphingosinicella ginsenosidimutans genome:
GCGTCGGCGAGGAGGATATGGCCGCCGCGCTCGCCTCGCCCGCCCGGCCGGTGCTGAACAGCCGGGCGCAGGTGGAACGCTGGAAGCAGGCGGCGCCGGCGCGGCCGTGCGACGTCATGGTCGATACCGGCATGAACCGGCTCGGCCTCACGGTGCGGGAGGCGCGCTCCGGCCTGCTCGACGGGCTCGCGCTGCAGACGCTGATGAGCCATCTCGCCTGTGCCGACGAGCCGGGGCACGAGATGAACGAGCGGCAGCTCGGCATTTTCCGCTCGCTCCGGCGCGAAGTTTCGGCGGCGCGCTACAGCCTCGCCAATTCCGCCGGCATCTGCCTTGGCGGCCGATATGCGTTCGGGCTGACCCGGCCGGGCCTTGCGCTCTATGGCGGCATCCCGGTGCCGGGCGATGCCGAGCAGGAGGCGGGGCTGAAGCCGGTGGCGCGGATCGAGGCGCGGGTGCTCCAGGTCCGCGAGGTGCCGGCCGGCCAATCGCTCGGCTATGGCGCGACCTTCGTCGCCGGGCAGGACATGCGCGCGGCGATCCTCAACATCGGCTATGCGGACGGCTATCTGCGGCCGCTCGCCGGCAGGGGCCATGCGCTGGCGGGCGACGTGCGCTGCCCGATCCTCGGCCGCATCTCGATGGACCTGATGGCGGTGGCGCTGCCCTCCGGCGCGGATGCGGCCGAGGGGGACTGGCTCCAGATCGATTTCCGCCTGCCCGAGCTTGCCGGCGAGCTCAGCCAGTATGAGCTGCTGACGACGCTCGGCCGCCGCTACCGCCGCGTCTGGCGCTGAGCCTCAGCTGTCGGCAAGGATCGGGGTCGGCGGCGGATAGGCGAAGCGCGTGCGCCGGATCCAGCGCGAGGCGACCAGCTTGGTGCCGCTCCGCACGGGAAGGCCGGCATGGCGCGCCCGCGGATCGGCGCGGCCCTCCGCGTCGACATTGGCGAACATCAGCGCATCGCCCGGGCGGCCGCGAAAGCGAAGGCCGAGCTCCGGAAAATCGGTTTCGCCCCCCTCATAATCCTCGTCGAGATAGACCAGCACGGTGACGATTCGCTGATTGTCCGTCGCCGGCAGCGCATCCATGTGCGGCCGATATTCGCCGCCGGGGAAATAGCGCAGGACCTGGAGCGGCTCGCCATGGGCGTGATCGGTGCCGCTGAGCGCCGCGATCCGGCGGTTGATCGCGCCGACGACGAAATCCTCGTAATAGACGCCGAAGCTCGCGAAGTCGCAGGTCCGGATCGGGTGGGGCCCCATCCGGCCGGTCGCCGGATCGACGACCAGCGAGGGCGCCATCATCGGCGTCGCGCGGCTGACCAGATAGGCGCATTCGGCCGCACCGAGCAGGCCGCGCGCCACCGCGACGGATGGCGACTCGCTCAATCGCTCGAGCTGCGGCGTCGTCATCGGCCCGCCCGCCTCGTCCAGCGCGAAGTCGGCGAGGGCGTCGAGCTGCGCGCGTGCCTGCGCGATGCGCGGCGCCAGTTCCCGAAGCGACTCCAGCGCCCCCGGCCAGTCCGATGGGCCGCCGACCCCGTTGGCGGCGAAGAAGGCGTGGAGCAGGGCGGCATCGTCATTGCCCGCCGCCGCCGCGCGCTGGAGCAGCGCGCGCGCCTCGCCAAGATCGCGCCGCACGATCCCGCCCTGGATGCGCCAGTCGGCAAGCTGCCTCAGCGCGTCGGAATCCCCCGCGCCGGATGCTTCGGCAAGCGCCGCGAATGCATCGCGATGGCGGCCTTCGGCGGCGAGCGCATGGGCGCGGGTGACGGCGGGTGACGGCATCTCCAAGTCCTTATGCGTCGCGTCCACCAAAAAAAAGAGCCGGGAGGAAAACCTCCCGGCCCCGAGGTCGATCAATCCGCGGCCTAGAAGCGGGCGCGGAACCCGCCGTAGAAGGACCGGCCCTGGAAGTCGTAGATCGCGGTTCCGGCTCCGGTCGCGGTCGTGCCGAGCGGCGCGTGCCGATCGAACACATTGTCGACGCCCACATAGAATTTGAGGTCGCGTCCGAAGCCCGCGCCGTTGCGGATGTTCCATTCGAGCCGGATGTCCGAATAGGTGATCGCCGGATAGCGCGCCGGCGAGAAGGCATCCAGATTCTGCGGCCCCAGATCGTTGACGTTCGTCACATTCTCCGCCGCGCCGGAGAACATCGGCCCGATATAATGGAACCGATAGCCGAAGGTGAACGCCTTGTAGGTGAGGTCGGCATCGATCCGGAACTCGTCCTTCGGATCGCCGATCTCGCCCAGGATCCGGTTCTCGAAGTCCGGATTGGTTGCGCTCTCATAATTGCTGATCTGGAAATTATGCACGTAGATCAGGCTGGTATCGAGCCGCAGGTCCGTCGCCAGATTGGTGCGGTAGGACACGTTGACATCGATGCCGCGCCGCACCCGGCGGGCGAAGTTGAGCGGCGCCACGATCAGCGAATTGCCGAGGATCTGGCCGGGCAGCTCGCCGTTCGGGCCGGTGCCGGGACCCGCGAACCGGACGAACTGCTGGCAGAAGATGTTGTTGAGATCCGGCAGATCGTAACAGCTGTTGACGATGCCCTGAGCGCCGACGGACGTGATGATCCCGTTCACCGTGATGTCGTAATAATCGGCGGTGATGGCGAGGCCGGGGATGAAGCGCGGCTGGATCACGGCGCCGACCGTCCAGGAATCGGAGGTTTCCGCCTGGAGGTTCGGGTTGCTGCCGCTGACGATCGGCAGCGAATAGGTGATCACCGGCAGGTTGCCGAGATTGCCGCCAAGGTCCGACTGGCAATTACGGGTACGATTGGCGTTGGCGGAGATGTTGTTCGGGTTGCACGGATCCTGGAAGCCCGGCGCGAAGTTCGGGA
This genomic interval carries:
- a CDS encoding 2OG-Fe(II) oxygenase translates to MPSPAVTRAHALAAEGRHRDAFAALAEASGAGDSDALRQLADWRIQGGIVRRDLGEARALLQRAAAAGNDDAALLHAFFAANGVGGPSDWPGALESLRELAPRIAQARAQLDALADFALDEAGGPMTTPQLERLSESPSVAVARGLLGAAECAYLVSRATPMMAPSLVVDPATGRMGPHPIRTCDFASFGVYYEDFVVGAINRRIAALSGTDHAHGEPLQVLRYFPGGEYRPHMDALPATDNQRIVTVLVYLDEDYEGGETDFPELGLRFRGRPGDALMFANVDAEGRADPRARHAGLPVRSGTKLVASRWIRRTRFAYPPPTPILADS
- the alr gene encoding alanine racemase, with product MIPSALRLILDGDALVSNWHWLAHKSGGGAACGAAVKADAYGLGAREAVKRLAAAGCRDFFVATWAEAEALMPWPADLNLSVLHGVGEEDMAAALASPARPVLNSRAQVERWKQAAPARPCDVMVDTGMNRLGLTVREARSGLLDGLALQTLMSHLACADEPGHEMNERQLGIFRSLRREVSAARYSLANSAGICLGGRYAFGLTRPGLALYGGIPVPGDAEQEAGLKPVARIEARVLQVREVPAGQSLGYGATFVAGQDMRAAILNIGYADGYLRPLAGRGHALAGDVRCPILGRISMDLMAVALPSGADAAEGDWLQIDFRLPELAGELSQYELLTTLGRRYRRVWR